One part of the Thermococcus litoralis DSM 5473 genome encodes these proteins:
- a CDS encoding glycerophosphodiester phosphodiesterase family protein, translating to MSHWDTEKVLVIGHRGGIGKYPENSLLAFVEAIKAGADGVELDVWLTKDGRVIVMHDESIDRTSNLRGKQKEMTLDELKKADVGQGERIPTLEEVFEVIPRNALVNVELKDRDAAREVAKIVAENNPERVMVSSFDIDALREYRKYDDETTMGLLIDREEVVPLIPKLKDELNLWSVNVPMEAIPLIGLEKTLQALHWIRSLGLKVVLWTENDVLFYKDDNLAKLKGLFEVVIANDVVRMIDYLRKLGLR from the coding sequence ATGTCCCACTGGGATACCGAGAAAGTATTGGTTATTGGGCATAGGGGAGGAATAGGTAAATACCCAGAAAACAGCCTACTTGCGTTTGTTGAAGCAATAAAAGCTGGAGCGGATGGAGTAGAACTCGATGTTTGGCTAACTAAAGACGGCAGAGTTATAGTTATGCATGACGAGAGCATAGACAGGACATCAAATCTAAGGGGGAAGCAGAAGGAAATGACATTAGATGAGCTCAAGAAAGCGGACGTTGGGCAGGGTGAGAGGATCCCGACGCTTGAAGAGGTTTTTGAGGTCATTCCGAGGAATGCGCTTGTGAACGTTGAGCTGAAGGACAGAGACGCCGCCCGCGAGGTTGCTAAAATCGTAGCAGAGAACAATCCTGAGCGGGTGATGGTGTCATCATTTGATATAGACGCCCTCCGCGAGTACAGAAAATACGACGATGAGACTACTATGGGCCTCCTCATAGACCGCGAGGAAGTGGTGCCTTTAATCCCGAAGCTCAAGGATGAGCTCAACCTCTGGTCGGTGAACGTTCCCATGGAAGCGATACCGCTCATAGGGCTTGAAAAGACCCTCCAGGCCCTTCACTGGATCCGCTCCCTGGGCCTGAAGGTTGTTCTGTGGACTGAAAACGACGTTCTCTTCTACAAGGACGACAACCTCGCCAAGCTCAAGGGGCTCTTTGAAGTGGTCATAGCGAACGACGTGGTGAGGATGATTGATTACTTAAGAAAACTTGGACTTAGGTGA
- a CDS encoding glycerophosphodiester phosphodiesterase family protein, which produces MIIAHRGLGEPENSMLSFKRAVKRGFGIEFDVWKTADGELVSLHDPEIIVDGEKHSVKELTFKELKALAPLGVRIAKVEELFRKFPNALFNADVKDAEAVEDLPELIRNYEVEKAIVSTTEVEILKALRARDKGLKLAFSIIERSSVPKVPFLKRSLEIFALHVPIDGISYVGFANFRTLLKWVRGMGIKIGFWSYEADELRYLPLLIDLGDYFISNNPVEVRTLLARLKKSF; this is translated from the coding sequence ATGATAATAGCCCACAGAGGTCTTGGGGAACCTGAGAATAGCATGCTTTCTTTTAAAAGAGCTGTTAAAAGAGGATTTGGGATAGAGTTCGATGTTTGGAAAACTGCAGATGGGGAGCTCGTAAGCCTACATGATCCAGAGATAATCGTTGATGGGGAGAAGCACTCCGTAAAGGAACTCACTTTTAAAGAACTCAAAGCACTTGCACCTTTGGGAGTTCGTATAGCGAAGGTAGAAGAGCTATTCAGAAAATTCCCCAATGCCCTCTTCAATGCAGATGTAAAGGATGCAGAGGCAGTTGAAGATTTACCAGAGCTTATTCGCAATTACGAAGTTGAAAAAGCGATAGTATCAACAACAGAGGTCGAGATACTCAAAGCTTTGAGGGCTCGTGATAAGGGGCTAAAGTTGGCTTTTTCCATAATAGAGCGAAGCAGCGTTCCAAAAGTGCCCTTCCTAAAACGAAGTCTTGAGATATTTGCCCTCCATGTCCCGATAGATGGAATATCTTATGTGGGCTTTGCAAACTTCAGGACTCTTTTAAAATGGGTCAGGGGTATGGGAATAAAGATCGGTTTCTGGAGCTATGAAGCGGATGAACTAAGATACCTACCTTTGCTGATTGATTTAGGAGATTATTTCATCTCCAACAATCCAGTAGAAGTTAGAACCCTTTTAGCTCGTCTGAAGAAAAGTTTTTAA
- a CDS encoding ParA family protein, with protein MPVISIANQKGGVGKSTTAINLSAALALKGKRVLLVDMDPQGATTVGLGFRDATPTIYNVILDKVDTEDAIIPTEIEGLYLIPSNIALSGAEIELSSQIGREYILRNKLAKIKDDYDYVIIDTPPSLGILTMNSLVASDEVIIPIQAEYYALEGIGLLLKAIKLVRERLGIPLEIRGFLITMFDKRTNLSKEVREEVKRIFGEKVFRTMIPRNVKLAEAPSHGKPIFLYAPDSRGAKAYMKLAEEVDGV; from the coding sequence ATGCCGGTGATAAGTATTGCAAATCAAAAAGGTGGAGTAGGAAAGAGCACCACTGCAATAAACCTTTCAGCTGCATTGGCACTCAAAGGAAAAAGAGTTCTTCTCGTTGATATGGATCCTCAAGGAGCAACGACAGTCGGACTTGGGTTTAGAGATGCTACTCCAACTATCTACAACGTGATCTTAGACAAGGTGGACACTGAAGATGCAATAATCCCCACTGAAATAGAAGGCCTTTATTTAATCCCAAGCAACATTGCACTAAGCGGTGCTGAAATTGAGCTCAGCAGCCAAATAGGGAGGGAGTACATCCTAAGAAACAAACTTGCTAAAATTAAGGATGATTACGACTACGTCATAATAGACACCCCTCCCTCCCTCGGCATTTTAACGATGAACTCCCTTGTCGCCAGCGATGAAGTGATAATACCGATTCAGGCAGAATACTATGCTCTAGAGGGAATCGGTCTCCTGCTAAAGGCGATAAAACTTGTTAGGGAAAGATTGGGTATTCCCCTCGAGATTAGAGGGTTCTTAATCACTATGTTCGATAAAAGAACCAATTTATCCAAGGAAGTCAGGGAAGAAGTAAAGAGAATATTTGGAGAAAAGGTGTTCAGAACTATGATCCCAAGAAACGTAAAGCTGGCTGAAGCGCCTTCCCATGGAAAGCCGATTTTTCTATATGCGCCTGACAGCAGAGGTGCTAAGGCATATATGAAGCTCGCCGAGGAGGTTGATGGTGTATGA
- a CDS encoding SLC45 family MFS transporter: protein MVQFNYKRIFLLGFGFFGISIIWSLYNAYIPIFLQDTFRMSRTVTGFVMTIDNLFAVLLLPFLGALSDKTRTRIGRRKPYILLGAPSAALLFALIPVARRYENLALFMGTIVFMNFFMALFRSPVIAFMPDITPSEKRSQANGIINFMGGIGALLAYFGGKLLYDINYAYPFFAGAAIMLIANLLVVFFVPEPEEYRIPGEKIDLKKLIKETSKKSFGELKENLKDVFASKEKSLLFILLSIFLWFIAFNSVETFFTSYAKYHLGIEESTGAFMMGVVSLSFMLFAIPAGFIGGRIGRKKTITMGLVLTTAVMILAYLLGEASKPQSSALTDPVVLKFMVLFFFGGIGWAMINVNSLPMVVDMTTEEKLGGYTGLYYFFSQAANLVAPPLAGAFLDVIGYSTLLPFAAIFFILATITVQFVKRGDIKGKVSDVYELIPDMD, encoded by the coding sequence ATGGTCCAGTTCAACTATAAACGCATTTTCCTGCTCGGATTTGGGTTCTTTGGAATAAGTATAATATGGTCTCTGTACAATGCATACATCCCGATCTTCCTTCAAGACACATTTAGGATGAGCAGGACTGTTACTGGTTTCGTCATGACCATCGATAACCTCTTTGCGGTACTGCTGTTGCCTTTCCTCGGTGCTTTGAGCGATAAAACAAGAACAAGGATCGGCAGAAGAAAGCCCTACATCCTACTTGGAGCTCCTTCAGCAGCGTTGCTCTTTGCACTTATTCCGGTGGCAAGGAGGTATGAGAACCTTGCACTCTTCATGGGTACGATAGTCTTCATGAACTTCTTCATGGCACTTTTCCGTTCTCCTGTAATAGCCTTCATGCCAGACATAACTCCAAGTGAAAAGAGAAGCCAAGCAAATGGAATCATAAACTTTATGGGAGGCATTGGAGCGCTTTTGGCTTACTTTGGTGGGAAGCTTCTCTATGACATAAACTACGCCTACCCGTTCTTTGCAGGAGCGGCAATAATGCTCATTGCCAACCTCCTTGTGGTCTTCTTTGTACCGGAGCCCGAAGAATACCGCATCCCGGGAGAGAAGATAGACCTCAAGAAGCTCATAAAGGAGACCTCAAAGAAAAGCTTTGGTGAACTCAAAGAGAACCTCAAGGACGTATTTGCAAGTAAAGAAAAGAGCCTCCTATTCATTCTGCTCTCGATATTCCTTTGGTTCATTGCCTTTAACTCAGTAGAGACGTTCTTCACGAGCTATGCCAAGTACCATCTTGGGATTGAAGAAAGCACTGGAGCGTTCATGATGGGCGTTGTTTCCCTCAGCTTCATGCTCTTTGCAATTCCAGCTGGATTCATCGGAGGAAGGATAGGAAGAAAGAAAACAATAACCATGGGCTTAGTGCTTACAACAGCTGTAATGATATTGGCTTATCTTCTGGGAGAGGCTTCAAAACCTCAGAGCAGCGCTCTTACAGACCCCGTGGTGCTTAAATTTATGGTGCTCTTCTTCTTTGGCGGCATTGGCTGGGCGATGATAAACGTTAACTCCCTCCCAATGGTCGTCGACATGACTACGGAAGAGAAGCTTGGAGGTTACACCGGGTTATATTATTTCTTCAGCCAAGCGGCAAACCTTGTAGCTCCGCCTTTAGCAGGTGCATTTTTAGATGTCATTGGTTACAGTACTCTGCTGCCCTTTGCAGCAATTTTCTTCATATTAGCCACTATAACGGTTCAATTCGTTAAAAGAGGAGACATAAAAGGAAAAGTTAGCGATGTTTATGAGCTGATACCAGATATGGACTGA
- a CDS encoding MFS transporter, which yields MERKKFSWGVVIGLALLGFSRSTGWALNKGLSFPLLSSYTESAFIKGTILALEGFIGILIPPLLGYYSDTLRSKHGRRRPFIMIGGLLAGIAVLMIYTSYALGVPLAGFALTLAVFYFSMHIYTAQFRALMPDTIESGERGKASGVITLFEWAGNLFLFGLAGFLIAKAVAETGESESIKALAQTPYLKIPFIVTSLFLIGAALFVYFVVREPKAPEIMEDESLVNYLKSIVTNRDFLKFYAAQTLWWMSFEFVAIFLYGILAFILHGSASEENVKAVTSLGLYLMALFNVTVLLGALPGGLIYDKIGRRLSIIVGGIVFALPQLWGWFIKTQTQIVIALALAGLGWGILMVASYPVIGDLLTQYEKEAFTGRYYGFFEATRSLPVLLAGTIGGAIVDLAGGNYRVLFPIGAIMVLVAMPMIWSMKNLRWARNDPGNNSPCLDFVFCFYLCSGL from the coding sequence ATGGAGAGGAAAAAGTTTAGCTGGGGTGTTGTAATAGGATTGGCACTGTTGGGCTTCAGCAGAAGCACAGGATGGGCATTAAACAAGGGGCTCTCCTTCCCCTTACTTTCCAGCTATACAGAATCAGCCTTCATTAAAGGCACGATATTAGCCCTCGAAGGATTCATTGGGATTCTAATCCCACCTCTGCTTGGCTATTACAGCGATACCCTTAGATCAAAACACGGGAGGAGAAGGCCTTTCATAATGATAGGAGGTCTTCTTGCTGGCATTGCGGTGTTAATGATCTATACAAGCTATGCCCTTGGAGTTCCTCTGGCAGGATTTGCGCTTACATTGGCAGTATTTTACTTCTCCATGCACATCTACACAGCTCAATTCAGAGCTTTAATGCCAGACACCATAGAGAGTGGAGAGCGAGGAAAAGCCAGTGGAGTCATAACCTTATTTGAATGGGCAGGCAATCTCTTCCTTTTTGGACTAGCCGGGTTTTTGATAGCAAAAGCAGTGGCAGAAACGGGCGAAAGTGAGAGCATAAAGGCTCTAGCTCAAACCCCTTACCTTAAGATACCTTTCATTGTAACATCACTGTTCCTCATAGGGGCTGCTTTGTTCGTTTACTTCGTAGTTAGAGAGCCAAAGGCACCTGAAATCATGGAAGATGAAAGCCTGGTGAACTACCTCAAGAGCATCGTTACGAACAGGGATTTCCTTAAATTCTATGCTGCCCAGACTCTTTGGTGGATGAGCTTTGAGTTTGTGGCTATATTCCTCTATGGGATACTTGCTTTTATCCTCCACGGAAGTGCAAGTGAAGAAAACGTAAAAGCCGTTACTTCACTCGGCCTTTATTTAATGGCACTGTTCAATGTGACTGTCTTGCTTGGAGCTCTGCCCGGAGGTTTAATTTATGACAAAATCGGAAGGAGATTGAGCATCATAGTGGGTGGGATTGTATTTGCCCTACCCCAGCTGTGGGGATGGTTCATAAAAACCCAAACTCAAATAGTGATAGCACTCGCACTTGCTGGACTTGGCTGGGGAATACTGATGGTGGCATCATATCCCGTTATCGGAGATTTGCTGACCCAGTATGAAAAGGAGGCCTTCACCGGAAGATATTATGGGTTCTTTGAAGCAACACGCTCTTTGCCAGTACTGCTAGCGGGAACAATAGGTGGAGCTATCGTTGATCTAGCGGGAGGAAACTATAGGGTTTTATTCCCAATAGGAGCTATCATGGTGCTGGTTGCAATGCCAATGATATGGAGCATGAAAAACTTGAGGTGGGCAAGAAATGATCCTGGAAATAATTCTCCTTGCCTTGATTTTGTTTTTTGCTTTTATCTTTGTAGTGGCTTATAA
- a CDS encoding alpha/beta hydrolase produces the protein MILEIILLALILFFAFIFVVAYKMVTPPREIKNWTPKDAEIEYEEVTIPTSDGLKLKGWWIDRGSEETIIPLHGYTSSRWGFYIIPMIETLAKSGYNVLAFDFRAHGESEGKYTTVGDKELIDLISAIDWLKKEKPSSAKRIGLIGYSMGAMVAIRALAEDERVCCAVADSPPMYLDKTGARSLKYFANLPEWLYYFVKPISKIITGAKEVNPIGYADRVKKPLLLIAGKKDPIVKVEEIKEFYERNKKINPDVELWITEAAHVRTIQLMPEEYKEKVLQFFEKYL, from the coding sequence ATGATCCTGGAAATAATTCTCCTTGCCTTGATTTTGTTTTTTGCTTTTATCTTTGTAGTGGCTTATAAGATGGTCACTCCTCCCAGAGAGATCAAGAACTGGACGCCTAAGGACGCTGAGATTGAGTACGAAGAGGTAACAATACCGACTTCCGACGGACTCAAGCTCAAAGGATGGTGGATAGATAGAGGAAGCGAAGAGACTATAATTCCCCTCCATGGTTACACCTCAAGCAGGTGGGGCTTTTACATAATTCCAATGATAGAAACCCTCGCAAAAAGCGGCTATAACGTTCTGGCCTTTGACTTCAGAGCCCACGGAGAAAGTGAAGGCAAATACACTACCGTAGGAGACAAAGAGCTTATAGACCTTATCTCCGCAATTGACTGGCTTAAAAAAGAGAAACCCAGCAGCGCCAAGCGCATTGGTTTAATAGGCTACTCCATGGGGGCTATGGTGGCTATTAGGGCTCTTGCAGAAGATGAAAGAGTCTGCTGTGCCGTTGCTGACAGCCCCCCTATGTATCTTGACAAGACAGGAGCCAGAAGCCTGAAGTACTTCGCAAACCTGCCCGAATGGCTTTACTACTTTGTGAAGCCCATATCAAAGATTATCACCGGTGCTAAGGAGGTAAACCCAATAGGATATGCCGACAGAGTCAAGAAGCCCCTCCTTTTGATAGCGGGCAAAAAAGATCCAATAGTCAAGGTCGAAGAAATTAAAGAGTTTTACGAAAGGAACAAGAAGATAAACCCGGATGTTGAGCTTTGGATCACTGAAGCGGCACACGTAAGGACGATTCAGCTTATGCCTGAGGAGTATAAGGAAAAGGTTTTGCAGTTTTTTGAGAAATACCTCTGA
- a CDS encoding phosphorylating glyceraldehyde-3-phosphate dehydrogenase — translation MRVKVGINGYGTIGKRVAYAVSKQDDMELIGVTKTKPDFEAYRAKELGIPVYAASSEFLPRFEKAGFEVAGTFEDLLEKVDVIVDATPGGMGEKNKALYEKAGVKAIFQGGEKAEVAEVSFVAQANYEKALGKNYVRVVSCNTTGLTRTLNAIKDYINYVYAVMIRRAADPNDVKRGPINAIKPTVEVPSHHGPDVQTVIPINIETMAFVVPTTLMHVHSVMVELKKPLTREDVIDIFENTTRVLLFEKERGFDSTAQLIEFARDLHREWNNLYEIAVWKESISVKGNRLFYIQAVHQESDVVPENVDAIRAMFELADKWESIKKTNKSLGILK, via the coding sequence ATGAGAGTCAAGGTAGGAATCAACGGTTACGGGACTATAGGAAAGAGGGTTGCTTACGCAGTTTCAAAACAAGATGATATGGAGCTAATAGGAGTTACAAAGACGAAGCCAGACTTTGAGGCTTATCGTGCTAAAGAGCTCGGAATACCTGTCTATGCAGCATCCAGTGAATTTTTACCTAGATTCGAAAAGGCTGGATTCGAGGTAGCGGGCACTTTTGAGGATCTGCTCGAAAAAGTAGACGTAATTGTAGATGCCACACCCGGAGGAATGGGTGAGAAAAACAAAGCCCTCTACGAGAAAGCGGGGGTTAAGGCGATATTTCAAGGGGGAGAGAAAGCGGAGGTTGCGGAGGTTTCCTTCGTTGCACAGGCAAACTATGAAAAGGCTTTGGGCAAAAATTATGTTAGAGTTGTCTCTTGCAACACCACAGGCTTAACGAGAACCCTCAACGCAATAAAGGACTACATCAACTACGTCTACGCCGTGATGATTAGAAGGGCTGCGGATCCAAATGATGTCAAGAGAGGTCCCATTAATGCCATAAAGCCCACGGTAGAGGTTCCATCCCATCACGGACCGGATGTTCAGACGGTTATCCCAATAAACATCGAGACAATGGCATTTGTTGTGCCAACCACATTAATGCACGTCCACAGCGTAATGGTAGAGCTCAAAAAGCCTCTTACAAGGGAAGACGTCATCGACATCTTCGAAAACACCACGAGAGTTCTGCTCTTTGAGAAGGAAAGAGGTTTTGACAGCACAGCCCAGCTGATAGAGTTTGCAAGGGATCTGCACAGGGAGTGGAACAACCTCTACGAGATAGCGGTGTGGAAGGAGAGCATAAGCGTGAAGGGCAACAGGCTATTCTACATTCAAGCGGTGCATCAAGAAAGCGACGTCGTTCCAGAAAACGTTGATGCAATAAGAGCAATGTTTGAGCTCGCAGATAAATGGGAGAGCATCAAAAAGACCAACAAGAGCCTTGGGATTTTGAAGTGA
- a CDS encoding DUF167 domain-containing protein produces the protein MIKNAKEGVIIQIYVQPNAKKTEIEGVDEWRKRLKVKVKAPPVEGKANKEVVKFFSKLLGTEVVLLRGETSREKDLLVKGLTAEEVKEKLGI, from the coding sequence ATGATAAAAAACGCCAAAGAAGGAGTGATAATCCAGATATATGTGCAACCAAATGCGAAGAAAACCGAAATTGAAGGCGTAGATGAATGGCGAAAAAGGCTGAAGGTCAAGGTAAAAGCTCCCCCTGTGGAGGGAAAGGCAAATAAGGAAGTAGTGAAGTTCTTCTCAAAGCTGCTTGGGACGGAGGTTGTCCTTTTGAGGGGAGAGACAAGTAGGGAGAAAGATTTGCTAGTTAAAGGGCTCACTGCAGAAGAAGTGAAGGAAAAACTTGGGATTTAA
- a CDS encoding right-handed parallel beta-helix repeat-containing protein produces the protein MRVLVIFLVMLLFLPLASAAQLTFVGDESLKELPGSGTPGDPYLLGNLFINATNDTAILIKNTSAFLLIKNVSIVGENKRPGIILENVKNVRIENIRIVRCSYGIKIINSENITIANSTFKGNLYCYWKSKFAGDADCKGGAIFADYSRNLHIINNSFVPHSYLFSNIYGVYLIMVKNSTIYGNRFVSSVKCFPSAAFGGYCKGAAVYLDRSSGNEIIRNTIYLPSSGGMEYAAEVYGLYIWGQKNRIFLNDFYGLEAFTSEDEARRGVGFLYVHISPFVKMEQSSEAPAVFNSPKVIYRFGNETFEGFLGNYWDSYSGSDENGDGVIEQPFKVDKYPLIFPSENYEIVGPVKEGLNTTTSSTWSSLVLNTSSPSAPSPQEEENLTYVSLLVAIGLVLIILWRRK, from the coding sequence ATGAGGGTGCTGGTAATTTTTCTTGTTATGCTACTTTTTCTTCCCTTAGCAAGTGCAGCTCAGCTGACATTTGTTGGGGATGAGAGCCTAAAAGAACTCCCTGGCTCTGGAACTCCAGGTGATCCATACCTTCTTGGAAATCTCTTCATAAATGCCACCAATGACACCGCTATTTTAATCAAAAACACCAGCGCATTCCTTTTAATAAAAAATGTGAGCATAGTGGGAGAGAACAAGCGTCCGGGAATAATTCTTGAGAATGTAAAAAACGTCAGGATTGAGAATATCAGAATAGTTAGATGCAGCTATGGAATAAAAATCATCAACTCCGAGAACATTACGATCGCCAATAGCACATTCAAGGGAAATCTGTACTGTTATTGGAAAAGCAAATTTGCTGGGGATGCTGATTGTAAAGGTGGAGCAATTTTTGCTGACTATTCAAGAAACCTGCACATAATAAATAACTCCTTTGTCCCCCATTCCTACCTCTTTTCAAACATATACGGAGTGTATCTGATAATGGTCAAGAACTCCACGATTTATGGCAATAGATTCGTAAGCTCCGTCAAGTGCTTTCCATCAGCAGCATTTGGTGGGTACTGTAAAGGAGCAGCGGTTTATCTAGATCGCTCCAGCGGCAACGAGATAATTAGAAATACAATTTACCTTCCTTCAAGTGGTGGTATGGAGTATGCGGCAGAAGTGTATGGTCTCTATATCTGGGGACAGAAAAATAGAATATTTCTCAATGATTTCTATGGGTTAGAGGCATTTACAAGTGAAGACGAAGCCAGGCGAGGAGTGGGTTTTCTTTACGTTCATATTTCTCCATTTGTTAAGATGGAACAATCCAGTGAGGCTCCTGCGGTATTTAATTCTCCAAAAGTCATTTATAGGTTTGGTAACGAGACTTTTGAAGGATTTTTGGGCAACTACTGGGATTCTTATAGTGGATCCGATGAAAATGGTGATGGTGTTATAGAGCAACCTTTCAAAGTCGATAAGTATCCATTGATTTTTCCTTCGGAAAACTATGAAATTGTGGGACCAGTGAAAGAAGGATTAAACACTACCACAAGCTCAACATGGTCTTCTCTGGTGTTGAACACTTCATCTCCTTCTGCTCCATCCCCACAAGAAGAAGAGAATCTCACCTACGTAAGCTTACTGGTAGCTATAGGACTAGTCTTGATCATCCTTTGGAGAAGAAAGTGA
- a CDS encoding DUF402 domain-containing protein, whose protein sequence is MANKIHLLYKRIPNRILERDDELIADLGDIIVAKSKFEGMLTPLFVNGVKVIENGYTMIYFAFIGENYDILKVYDKEGNFKGLYVDILSYTKREGNTLEMLDLFLDIFIFPNGEIFLLDEDELEMALLYELIDKETFDFAYSKAREIIEKFEKGLFPPDVVWRYSLSSPKDDQD, encoded by the coding sequence ATGGCTAACAAAATCCACCTCCTCTACAAGCGCATTCCAAACAGAATTCTTGAGAGGGATGATGAGCTTATTGCGGACTTAGGAGATATAATCGTTGCGAAATCTAAGTTTGAAGGAATGCTAACTCCGCTTTTTGTAAACGGCGTTAAAGTTATAGAGAACGGATACACCATGATATATTTTGCCTTTATTGGCGAGAACTATGATATACTGAAGGTTTACGATAAGGAAGGCAACTTTAAGGGGTTATACGTCGATATCCTATCTTATACAAAGCGAGAGGGCAACACCTTGGAGATGCTGGATTTGTTCTTGGATATTTTCATTTTCCCCAATGGGGAGATCTTCCTTCTTGACGAGGACGAGCTTGAGATGGCACTTCTCTATGAGCTTATAGACAAAGAAACGTTTGACTTCGCATATTCAAAAGCGAGAGAGATCATAGAAAAATTCGAAAAAGGCTTGTTCCCTCCGGATGTTGTGTGGCGGTATTCACTTTCTTCTCCAAAGGATGATCAAGACTAG
- the glyS gene encoding glycine--tRNA ligase — protein sequence MFMDKYEVLQDLMRRRGFAWGSFEIYGGARGFYDYGPLGATIKRKIEKKIREAFIREGFFEIETPDITPEEVFIASGHVEKFVDPLTECKKCGSRFRADHLVEESLGIDTEGLSAKHLTQLIREHGIKCPECGGELSDVWYFNLMFETYIGPYKDKKGYLRPETAQGIFVNFKRLNNFARNQLPFGVFQIGKAYRNEISPRQGMLRLREFTQAEVEIFFNPNETEHPHFDEVKDEIVRLYPIEHQLKDLGMIEVTLEEAVKKGYVMNTFFAYYMGMVKRILLDIGIPEDKIRFRQQLPEERAHYSSDTWDVEIHSERFGWIECVGIAYRGDYDLSRHIKESGADLTVMIHYKEPKIVKKLKVSLNMKKVGPKLKKDAKRIDQKLQEMSQEELKKIVEGLERIGKVIIDGYELEKDDFLIKEVEEKITGEKIVPHVLEPSFGIDRPFYLLLENSLAMDEDGRVYLKIKKDMAPIEVAVLPLVAKEPLTSIAYDIFRTLQKEGFIVVYDEKDTIGRRYARYDEIGTPYCVTVDNQTPEDNTVTIRDRDTREQIRVKIEELPEKLKEMIFGS from the coding sequence GTGTTCATGGATAAGTATGAAGTTCTTCAAGACCTAATGAGAAGAAGGGGCTTTGCGTGGGGTAGTTTTGAAATCTATGGTGGAGCGAGAGGTTTTTATGATTACGGTCCCTTGGGAGCTACAATAAAAAGAAAAATCGAGAAGAAAATCAGAGAAGCCTTTATAAGGGAGGGCTTCTTTGAAATTGAAACTCCCGATATCACGCCGGAGGAGGTTTTTATCGCCTCTGGTCACGTGGAGAAGTTCGTTGACCCGTTAACCGAGTGTAAAAAGTGTGGCTCAAGGTTTAGAGCCGACCATTTGGTTGAAGAATCCCTTGGCATAGATACAGAGGGGCTCAGTGCAAAACACCTGACACAGCTCATAAGGGAGCACGGTATAAAGTGCCCCGAATGTGGCGGAGAGCTCAGCGATGTGTGGTACTTTAACTTGATGTTTGAAACTTACATCGGACCTTACAAGGATAAGAAGGGTTATCTGAGGCCCGAAACTGCCCAGGGAATATTCGTGAACTTCAAGAGGTTGAACAACTTTGCAAGAAACCAACTACCATTCGGGGTCTTTCAGATAGGAAAAGCCTATAGAAACGAGATTTCCCCAAGACAGGGGATGTTGAGACTCAGAGAGTTTACTCAGGCGGAGGTCGAGATTTTCTTCAATCCCAATGAGACCGAGCATCCGCACTTTGATGAAGTTAAAGACGAGATCGTCAGGCTTTATCCAATAGAACACCAGCTTAAAGACCTAGGCATGATCGAAGTTACCCTTGAAGAGGCTGTGAAGAAGGGCTACGTGATGAACACATTCTTTGCCTATTACATGGGCATGGTAAAGAGAATTCTCCTCGACATAGGCATTCCCGAGGATAAAATCAGGTTCAGACAGCAGTTGCCAGAGGAGAGGGCGCACTACTCAAGCGACACATGGGATGTGGAGATTCACAGCGAAAGGTTTGGATGGATTGAGTGCGTTGGTATAGCCTACAGGGGAGACTACGATCTAAGCAGACACATAAAAGAAAGCGGGGCAGATTTAACAGTTATGATCCACTACAAAGAACCCAAGATAGTTAAAAAGCTTAAGGTTTCCCTCAATATGAAAAAAGTTGGGCCTAAACTTAAGAAAGATGCAAAAAGGATTGACCAGAAGCTCCAGGAGATGAGCCAGGAAGAGCTCAAGAAAATAGTGGAAGGGCTTGAGCGGATTGGAAAGGTTATCATTGACGGCTATGAACTTGAAAAAGACGACTTCCTCATCAAAGAGGTTGAAGAAAAGATAACCGGCGAAAAGATAGTGCCCCACGTCTTAGAGCCGAGCTTTGGTATCGATAGACCGTTTTACCTGCTCCTTGAGAACTCCTTGGCTATGGACGAAGACGGAAGAGTTTATCTCAAGATAAAGAAGGACATGGCACCGATAGAAGTTGCCGTTTTGCCCCTCGTGGCCAAGGAGCCCCTAACGAGCATAGCCTATGACATCTTCAGAACCCTGCAAAAAGAGGGGTTCATAGTTGTCTATGACGAGAAGGACACCATTGGAAGGAGATATGCAAGGTACGACGAGATAGGAACGCCTTACTGTGTAACAGTGGATAACCAGACGCCTGAAGACAACACCGTAACGATAAGGGACAGGGACACGAGGGAGCAGATAAGGGTGAAGATAGAGGAGCTTCCAGAGAAGCTGAAGGAGATGATTTTTGGAAGCTGA